Proteins from one Candida orthopsilosis Co 90-125, chromosome 2 draft sequence genomic window:
- a CDS encoding Vps17 protein (S. cerevisiae homolog VPS17 has phosphatidylinositol-3-phosphate binding, protein transporter activity, has role in retrograde transport, endosome to Golgi and localizes to endosome, retromer complex, outer shell), whose protein sequence is MDYADDFEDNNPFARFEDDEASHFEPQVESSTPQEQSIENVGFANQENQDTEADQDLISKTDLRKLIPERFSQKYSLHIKLVSIERNKPENPILRLSVRVQGLPKFRQKEYEDVRRTFNEVVKFNKYLAVSNLEVFVPVIPSSVTSYPTGGEDEKKQLIFVWQEWFDRITSNPILIRDEEFVFFVENDFGYSVINSNKKSSVASGLMRKTLKQFPVPDDPFLELAGFRPTIKNAYLLCQRLHRLLDKVSKSEKQLSIHVYNMSNKLTVLSQFETTHPGMKNMWEKLGKVVQVQSDLLLVESIGEMGVLGDGIQYFANDFYEIKEALTNRYLIMRELLQAEAQTNAKHVHANKMKNKASLDPIKVDEALRALEYASKVQESLNLQVKRISGEMLFEKDEVVDFVEKKFKSLLKAYALHKIDHHRKILKKFEAIRLDVRSVDERGGLSRLNRDNLASIKHNLLQSQAPSGDSWSSRTFRSLEKEEETKQKSKPQTSSLQASSVDAKNAASLLGVATF, encoded by the coding sequence ATGGATTACGCTGACGACTTTGAAGATAATAACCCATTTGCTagatttgaagatgatgaagcCTCACATTTTGAGCCTCAAGTGGAAAGTCTGACGCCGCAGGAGCAACTGATCGAAAATGTTGGGTTCGCAAACCAAGAAAACCAAGACACCGAGGCTGATCAAGACCTCATATCAAAAACTGATTTACGGAAGTTGATACCAGAACGATTCAGCCAAAAGTATAGTTTACATATTAAGCTCGTATCCATTGAAAGGAACAAACCAGAAAACCCAATTTTACGATTGTCTGTTCGTGTGCAAGGACTTCCTAAATTCAGACAAAAGGAATACGAAGATGTACGTCGCACCTTTAATGAAGTagtcaaattcaacaagtacTTGGCGGTGTCGAATTTGGAAGTATTTGTCCCCGTAATCCCAAGCTCAGTTACTTCTTACCCAACTGGCGGGGAGGACGAAAAGAAGCAATTAATATTTGTATGGCAAGAGTGGTTTGATCGAATCACTTCAAATCCGATTCTTATCCGAGATGAGGaatttgtgttttttgtcgaaaatgattttggatACAGTGTAATAAACAGCAACAAAAAGTCCTCAGTCGCAAGTGGGTTAATGAGaaaaactttgaaacaatttccTGTTCCCGATGATCCTTTCCTAGAGTTGGCGGGGTTTAGACCAACTATAAAGAATGCGTATTTGTTGTGTCAAAGATTGCATCGATTGCTCGATAAAGTATCTAAAAGTGAAAAACAATTATCAATACATGTATATAATATGTCAAATAAATTGACTGTGTTGtcacaatttgaaaccacCCATCCTGGTATGAAAAATATGTGGGAAAAATTGGGCAAAGTGGTCCAGGTACAGTCGGATCTTTTGCTTGTGGAATCAATTGGTGAGATGGGTGTCTTGGGCGATGGTATTCAATACTTTGCCAATGATTTTTACGAGATTAAGGAAGCTCTAACTAATCGGTATTTGATTATGCGGGAGTTGCTACAGGCTGAGGCTCAAACTAACGCAAAGCACGTCCATgccaacaaaatgaaaaacaaagcCTCCTTGGATCCTATAAAAGTCGATGAGGCATTGAGAGCATTAGAGTATGCCTCGAAAGTACAGGAGCTGCTAAACTTACAAGTCAAAAGAATATCGGGAGAAAtgttgtttgaaaaagacGAGGTTGTCGATTTTGtcgaaaagaaatttaaaagcTTACTAAAGGCTTATGCTCTACACAAAATAGATCATCATcggaaaattttgaagaagtttgAAGCTATCCGATTGGACGTTAGAAGTGTTGACGAACGTGGTGGCTTGTCACGTCTCAACCGTGACAATTTGGCCAGTATCAAGCACAATTTGCTCCAATCGCAAGCCCCTTCAGGTGATTCATGGTCTTCACGAACGTTTAGGTCGTTAGAGAAGGAAGAGGAGACgaaacaaaaaagtaaGCCCCAAACATCTTCCTTACAAGCAAGTTCGGTGGATGCGAAAAATGCCGCTAGTTTGCTAGGTGTAGCCACATTTTAG